Proteins from a single region of Fundidesulfovibrio putealis DSM 16056:
- a CDS encoding HypC/HybG/HupF family hydrogenase formation chaperone, with protein sequence MCLAVPMEVKHVEGDVADVEIGGVRKQIRLDLIADRPQVGEFVIIHAGFAIRILNREEAMETLKIFQEGWNLELI encoded by the coding sequence ATGTGTCTTGCAGTTCCCATGGAAGTGAAACACGTTGAAGGCGATGTGGCCGATGTCGAAATCGGCGGCGTCCGCAAGCAGATCCGCCTTGACCTGATCGCGGACAGACCCCAGGTGGGCGAGTTCGTCATCATCCACGCGGGATTCGCCATCCGCATCCTCAACCGCGAAGAGGCCATGGAAACCCTCAAGATTTTCCAGGAAGGGTGGAACCTTGAACTCATTTGA
- the hypD gene encoding hydrogenase formation protein HypD — MNSFEALRDPERCKAVLAQIEEAMQGQTLRFMEVCGTHTVALFRSGVHSLLPSSVVHLTGPGCPVCVTHESEVAAYMELAARPDVIIATFGDLMRVPGPGGSTLKKAQAEGARVEVVYSPFDALAVAANNPGDKVVFLGIGFETTAPTVAATVRLAKQQGLANFFVMPFHKLVPPALDALLSDPAMAIEGFMLPGHVSAMIGLKPYAPLAEKYGIPAVVAGFEPLDLLQAILLMAEMKRQGKPRVINNYKRVVSDEGNPKALSILYEVYKPGDALWRGIGTIPGSGLVMSDAYKAFDAFEALGVTLKESKPLPGCRCGEVLKGIMPPNQCPLFAKACTPASPVGPCMVSTEGSCAAYYKYQLDLSPA; from the coding sequence TTGAACTCATTTGAGGCCCTGCGCGACCCTGAACGCTGCAAGGCCGTCCTGGCCCAGATTGAAGAGGCCATGCAGGGGCAGACGCTCCGTTTCATGGAGGTCTGCGGCACCCACACCGTGGCCCTGTTCCGAAGCGGCGTGCATTCGCTGCTGCCGTCCTCGGTTGTGCACCTGACCGGACCCGGCTGCCCGGTGTGCGTCACCCACGAATCCGAGGTGGCCGCCTACATGGAGCTGGCCGCCCGACCGGACGTCATCATCGCCACCTTCGGCGACCTCATGCGCGTTCCCGGTCCCGGCGGCAGCACCCTCAAGAAGGCCCAGGCCGAGGGCGCGCGCGTGGAGGTTGTCTATTCCCCCTTCGACGCCCTGGCCGTGGCAGCGAACAATCCCGGCGACAAGGTGGTCTTTCTGGGCATCGGCTTCGAGACCACCGCCCCCACCGTGGCCGCTACGGTGCGCCTGGCCAAGCAGCAGGGGCTGGCGAACTTCTTCGTGATGCCCTTCCACAAGCTGGTCCCGCCCGCTCTGGACGCGCTCTTGTCCGACCCGGCCATGGCCATCGAGGGCTTCATGCTGCCGGGGCACGTCTCGGCCATGATCGGCCTCAAGCCGTACGCTCCGCTGGCGGAGAAATACGGCATACCTGCGGTGGTGGCGGGTTTCGAGCCCCTGGACCTATTGCAGGCCATCCTGCTGATGGCCGAGATGAAGCGCCAGGGCAAACCCCGCGTGATCAACAACTACAAGCGCGTGGTGTCCGACGAGGGCAACCCCAAGGCGCTCTCCATCCTCTACGAGGTCTACAAGCCCGGCGACGCCCTGTGGCGCGGCATCGGGACCATCCCCGGCAGCGGCCTTGTGATGTCCGACGCCTACAAGGCCTTCGACGCCTTCGAGGCCCTGGGCGTCACGCTCAAGGAGTCCAAGCCTCTGCCCGGTTGCCGGTGCGGGGAGGTGCTCAAGGGCATCATGCCGCCCAACCAGTGCCCCCTGTTCGCCAAGGCCTGCACCCCGGCCAGCCCCGTGGGGCCGTGCATGGTCTCCACCGAAGGCAGCTGCGCCGCCTACTACAAGTACCAGCTCGACCTCTCACCCGCGTAA
- the hypE gene encoding hydrogenase expression/formation protein HypE yields MGNKLLLDQGSGGLASHRLVNEVFFRHLGNPILGRMDDAALLPRPKGPLAVSTDSFTVDPIFFPGGDIGSLAVHGTVNDVAMLGAKPLYLTCGFILEEGFDLDDLDRIVASMGQAARKARVKVVAGDTKVVPRGAADKIFINTTGIGEVVASPSPSGHRARPGDVVIISGSMGDHGLTVLSCRQGLAFEAPVQSDCASLNHLILKLVTGLPAVHVLRDPTRGGLATSVNEIAQQSGVGVTLEEDAIPVKPVVRAGCDILGLDPLYLANEGKIICILPEKHAAKALTIMRRDPLGRDACIIGRVGAENPGKVVMRTGLGGRRLLGMLEGEQLPRIC; encoded by the coding sequence ATGGGCAACAAGCTCCTTCTGGACCAGGGCAGCGGAGGCCTCGCCTCGCACCGTCTCGTTAACGAAGTGTTCTTCCGCCATCTGGGCAACCCGATCCTGGGGCGCATGGACGACGCGGCCCTGCTGCCGCGCCCCAAGGGCCCCCTGGCGGTCAGCACCGACAGCTTCACCGTGGACCCCATCTTCTTCCCCGGCGGCGACATAGGCTCCCTGGCCGTGCACGGCACGGTCAACGACGTGGCCATGCTCGGCGCGAAGCCCCTGTACCTGACCTGCGGCTTCATCCTGGAGGAAGGCTTCGACCTGGACGACCTGGACCGCATCGTGGCCTCCATGGGGCAGGCCGCCAGGAAGGCCAGGGTCAAGGTGGTGGCGGGCGACACCAAGGTGGTCCCGCGCGGCGCGGCGGACAAGATCTTCATCAACACCACCGGCATCGGCGAGGTGGTCGCCTCGCCGTCCCCCAGCGGACACCGGGCCAGACCCGGCGACGTGGTCATCATCTCCGGCAGCATGGGCGATCACGGCCTGACCGTGCTCTCCTGCCGCCAGGGGCTGGCCTTCGAGGCCCCGGTGCAAAGCGACTGCGCCTCGCTCAATCATCTGATCCTCAAGCTGGTCACCGGGCTGCCTGCGGTCCATGTGCTGCGAGACCCCACCCGTGGCGGACTGGCCACCTCCGTGAACGAGATCGCCCAGCAGTCCGGCGTGGGCGTCACCCTGGAAGAGGACGCAATCCCGGTGAAGCCCGTGGTGCGCGCCGGGTGCGACATCCTGGGGCTTGATCCGTTGTATCTGGCCAACGAGGGCAAGATCATCTGCATCCTGCCCGAGAAGCACGCCGCCAAGGCCCTGACCATCATGCGCCGTGACCCCCTGGGGCGCGACGCCTGCATCATCGGGCGGGTCGGGGCGGAGAACCCCGGCAAGGTCGTCATGCGAACGGGCCTGGGCGGACGCAGGCTCCTTGGGATGCTGGAGGGCGAGCAGCTGCCGCGCATCTGCTGA
- a CDS encoding YbjQ family protein, translating to MLSLFTGAPRQAKDPSEELKRGQRLQHAKDMFYSGKLPVVTTPAMKGRRIKKVLGLVHGRGYDAEIALLSLAASSMEIGGDAIVGYRETVAFHPDGSKFFSCYGTAVILEKPGASKTGRRAITH from the coding sequence ATGCTGTCACTATTCACCGGCGCGCCGCGCCAGGCCAAGGATCCCAGCGAAGAGCTCAAGCGTGGCCAGCGTCTGCAACATGCCAAGGATATGTTCTATTCGGGGAAGCTTCCCGTGGTCACCACCCCGGCCATGAAGGGACGCCGCATCAAGAAGGTGCTGGGTCTGGTCCACGGCCGCGGTTACGACGCAGAGATCGCCCTGTTGTCCCTGGCGGCTTCCTCCATGGAGATCGGCGGGGACGCCATCGTCGGTTACCGTGAGACTGTGGCCTTCCACCCCGACGGCTCCAAGTTTTTCTCCTGCTACGGCACCGCCGTGATTCTGGAGAAGCCCGGAGCGTCCAAGACCGGAAGACGCGCCATCACGCACTAA
- a CDS encoding response regulator, translating to MQNINTEILVVDDETPVRLSLAAYLEDEGFIVRTAESAEQAVESADVKPPHLAVGDLRLPGMDGAALILELSKRHPGMKFLIHTGSTKFSLSEDLKAAGLDDSQVFFKPVLDMGEMASKILAVLQG from the coding sequence ATGCAGAACATCAATACGGAAATCCTCGTGGTTGACGACGAGACACCGGTCCGGCTGAGCCTGGCCGCGTATCTCGAAGACGAAGGTTTCATCGTCCGTACGGCGGAATCCGCCGAACAAGCCGTGGAATCCGCCGACGTCAAGCCCCCTCATCTGGCTGTCGGCGATCTGCGTCTGCCGGGTATGGACGGGGCCGCCCTGATCCTCGAATTGTCCAAGCGCCATCCCGGCATGAAGTTTCTCATTCATACTGGGTCCACCAAATTCAGCCTCTCGGAAGACCTCAAAGCTGCCGGTCTGGACGACAGTCAGGTCTTTTTCAAGCCCGTCCTGGACATGGGGGAAATGGCCTCCAAAATCCTCGCGGTGCTGCAAGGATAA
- a CDS encoding EAL domain-containing response regulator has product MSSEPVATILTIDDEDVIRRSFQAYLEDSGFQVLQAQNGRIGLDVFREHHPDIILVDLRMPEMDGLEVLATVVREAPEVPIIVVSGTGMIQDAIEALRLGAWDYVLKPVEDLGILEHSVRRALERTKLIKENKAYRENLENLVRRRTSELHDRTLQLEETNQRLHTEIDERKVAEAKYRSIFENAIEGIFQVDHMGKLVSANPAMARILGYPSMQELMGESRDFCSRLCDAPGMKEKFFRVLKDHGSVQALEIQTFRQDGQPMWGSVNAHLVTGKTGETVHFEGTLEDISDHKRFEEQLLHQSLHDALTGLPNRALFTDRLSQAISRCSRQNSFFALLYLDVDRFKVINDSLGHALGDQFLIQLAERLRACTREADTLARLGGDEFAVISEQVRSLSAATMVAERILEEMRAPFVIEGREIYSTVSIGIICCTGYCGSAEEVLRDADLTMYRAKSNGKARYEVFDNALHEQTIKLLTMETELRRAMARGEFELHYQPIVDVDTGSVMCLEALIRWKHPERGYTPPLDFIPLAEENGLIVPLGWWVLEESCRQLALFQARFPRPKPLTMSVNISAKQFSQADLGQKLKALLQSSNIVPGSLELEITESVIMDRGEAAIGRLEELKSLGLRLFVDDFGTGYSSLSYLHRFPIDMLKIDRSFIREIDATGGHTEIVRAIVGLGRNLGLGLIAEGVETEAQLAVIRTLGCQLAQGYLFSKPKPAAEIEEYLAQHND; this is encoded by the coding sequence ATGTCCAGCGAGCCAGTCGCAACGATTCTTACCATTGATGACGAAGACGTCATCCGGCGATCCTTCCAAGCATATCTCGAAGACAGCGGCTTCCAAGTCCTGCAGGCCCAGAACGGGCGCATCGGCCTGGACGTGTTCCGGGAGCATCACCCGGACATCATCCTTGTGGACCTGCGCATGCCGGAAATGGACGGCCTGGAGGTTCTGGCCACTGTGGTGCGCGAGGCCCCGGAAGTGCCCATCATCGTGGTCTCCGGCACGGGCATGATCCAGGACGCCATCGAAGCCCTGCGCCTGGGCGCCTGGGACTACGTGCTCAAGCCCGTGGAAGACCTGGGCATACTCGAGCACTCCGTGCGCCGCGCCCTGGAGCGCACCAAGCTCATCAAGGAAAACAAGGCCTACCGGGAGAACCTGGAAAACCTCGTGCGTCGCCGCACCAGCGAGCTCCACGACCGCACGCTCCAGCTTGAAGAAACCAACCAGCGCCTGCACACCGAGATCGACGAGCGCAAGGTTGCCGAGGCCAAGTACCGCTCCATCTTCGAGAACGCCATCGAGGGCATCTTCCAGGTGGATCATATGGGCAAACTGGTGAGCGCCAACCCCGCCATGGCCCGGATTCTCGGCTACCCGTCCATGCAGGAACTCATGGGAGAGTCCCGCGATTTCTGTTCGCGCCTGTGCGACGCGCCGGGCATGAAGGAAAAGTTCTTCCGGGTCCTGAAGGATCACGGCTCCGTTCAGGCCCTGGAAATCCAGACATTCCGCCAGGACGGACAGCCCATGTGGGGCTCCGTGAACGCCCACTTGGTTACGGGCAAGACGGGCGAGACCGTCCATTTCGAAGGCACGCTGGAAGACATCAGCGACCACAAGCGCTTCGAGGAACAACTGCTCCACCAGTCGCTGCACGACGCGCTGACCGGGCTGCCCAACCGCGCCCTGTTCACCGACCGCCTTTCCCAGGCCATTTCGCGTTGCTCGCGCCAAAACAGCTTCTTCGCACTGCTCTACCTGGACGTGGACCGCTTCAAGGTCATCAACGACAGCCTCGGCCACGCCCTGGGCGACCAGTTTCTCATTCAGCTGGCCGAGCGGCTGCGTGCCTGCACCCGTGAAGCCGACACCCTGGCGCGTCTTGGCGGCGACGAATTCGCCGTCATATCCGAACAGGTGCGCAGCCTGTCTGCCGCCACCATGGTGGCCGAGCGCATCCTGGAAGAAATGCGCGCTCCCTTCGTCATCGAGGGACGGGAAATCTACAGCACCGTCTCCATCGGCATCATCTGCTGCACCGGCTACTGCGGCAGCGCGGAAGAAGTCCTGCGCGACGCCGACCTGACCATGTACCGCGCAAAAAGCAACGGCAAGGCGCGCTACGAGGTCTTCGACAACGCCCTGCACGAGCAGACCATCAAGCTGCTCACCATGGAGACCGAACTGCGACGGGCCATGGCGCGCGGCGAATTCGAGCTCCATTACCAGCCCATCGTGGACGTGGACACCGGAAGCGTCATGTGCCTTGAGGCGCTGATTCGCTGGAAGCATCCCGAACGGGGCTATACTCCCCCCCTGGATTTCATCCCCCTGGCGGAAGAGAACGGGCTCATCGTGCCCCTGGGGTGGTGGGTGCTTGAGGAATCCTGCAGGCAGCTCGCGCTGTTCCAGGCCCGCTTCCCCAGGCCCAAGCCCCTCACCATGAGCGTGAACATTTCAGCCAAGCAGTTCTCGCAGGCAGACCTGGGGCAAAAGCTCAAGGCGCTTCTGCAATCCTCCAATATCGTTCCCGGCAGCCTGGAACTGGAAATCACCGAAAGCGTCATCATGGACCGGGGCGAGGCAGCCATCGGCAGGCTGGAAGAACTCAAGTCGCTCGGTCTGCGCCTCTTCGTGGACGACTTCGGGACCGGCTATTCGTCCCTCTCCTACCTGCACCGTTTCCCCATCGACATGCTCAAGATCGACCGGTCCTTCATCCGGGAGATCGACGCCACCGGCGGGCATACCGAAATCGTGCGGGCCATTGTCGGTCTGGGACGCAACCTCGGGCTCGGTCTCATCGCCGAAGGCGTGGAGACCGAAGCGCAGCTGGCCGTCATCCGCACCCTCGGCTGCCAGCTCGCCCAGGGCTACCTGTTCTCGAAGCCGAAACCCGCCGCCGAGATCGAAGAGTATCTGGCCCAGCACAACGACTAG
- a CDS encoding chemotaxis protein CheW, translated as MDEALKKQDAELMQLVTFSIGDEEFGVDILKVQEIIRMMEITKVPRAPEFVEGVINLRGKVIPIIDLRRRFGLSARGHDKHTRIIVIEINNMIVGFVVDSVSEVLRIPSSTVEPPPPVVSGMESEYISGVGKLEDRLLIMLDLDRLLSHEEKDNLVGV; from the coding sequence ATGGATGAGGCCCTGAAAAAGCAGGACGCGGAACTCATGCAGTTGGTGACGTTCAGCATCGGCGATGAGGAGTTCGGCGTCGACATCCTCAAGGTGCAGGAGATCATCCGCATGATGGAGATCACCAAAGTGCCGCGCGCCCCCGAATTCGTCGAGGGTGTCATCAACCTGCGCGGCAAGGTTATCCCCATCATTGATCTGAGACGCCGTTTCGGTCTTTCGGCGCGCGGGCACGACAAGCACACCCGGATAATCGTCATTGAGATCAACAATATGATTGTCGGCTTCGTGGTCGATTCGGTCTCCGAGGTGCTGCGGATTCCCTCCAGCACGGTCGAGCCGCCGCCGCCGGTGGTTTCGGGCATGGAGTCCGAGTATATCAGCGGCGTGGGCAAGCTGGAAGACCGCCTGCTCATCATGCTCGACCTTGATCGTCTGCTTTCCCATGAAGAAAAGGATAATCTGGTCGGCGTGTAG